A window of Salmo trutta chromosome 31, fSalTru1.1, whole genome shotgun sequence contains these coding sequences:
- the LOC115169653 gene encoding aquaporin-4-like: protein MVAFKGIWTKDFWRAVSAEYLASLIFVLLSLGSTINWAAESDNPPPADLVLISLCFGLAIATMVQCFGHISGSHINPAVTAAMVVTRKLSLAKGVFYLAAQCLGAITGAGLLYLVTPVSVRGGLGVTMVNPKLNMGQALLVELLITFQLVFTVFATCDPKRSDLNGSAGLAIGVAVAIGHLFAIPYTGASMNPARSFGPAVATMNFENHWVYWVGPILGGITAAAFYEYLFCPDPELKRMLRDVFQKDPASRKYREVEGNGVYQGEPDDLITKPPSIHHIYLEKGEKKDPFRDLTDEVLSSV from the exons ATGGTGGCGTTCAAAGGAATCTGGACCAAGGATTTCTGGAGAGCTGTGTCAGCCGAGTACCTAGCCTCCCTGATCTTCGTCCTCCTCAGCCTGGGCTCCACCATCAACTGGGCAGCCGAGTCAGACAACCCTCCCCCCGCAGACCTGGTCCTCATCTCGCTGTGCTTTGGCCTGGCCATCGCCACCATGGTGCAATGCTTCGGACACATCAGTGGCAGTCACATCAACCCGGCAGTCACAGCGGCCATGGTGGTGACCAGGAAGCTGAGCCTGGCCAAGGGTGTCTTCTACCTGGCTGCCCAGTGCCTGGGGGCGATCACTGGGGCAGGGCTCCTCTACCTGGTGACACCAGTGTCTGTCAGAGGGGGCCTTGGAGTGACTATG GTGAACCCTAAGCTCAACATGGGCCAAGCCCTGTTGGTGGAGCTCCTGATCACCTTCCAGCTGGTCTTCACCGTGTTCGCCACCTGCGACCCCAAACGCTCGGACCTTAACGGCTCGGCAGGCCTCGCCATTGGAGTCGCTGTAGCCATCGGCCATCTGTTCGCG ATCCCATACACAGGAGCCAGTATGAACCCCGCTCGCTCCTTTGGGCCTGCAGTCGCCACCATGAATTTTGAAAACCACTGG GTGTACTGGGTTGGTCCAATCCTGGGTGGCATCACGGCGGCTGCCTTTTATGAATACCTGTTCTGCCCGGACCCTGAGCTGAAGAGGATGCTCCGGGACGTCTTCCAGAAGGATCCAGCGTCGAGGAAGTACAGGGAGGTGGAGGGCAACGGCGTGTACCAGGGGGAACCAGATGACCTGATCACCAAGCCACCGTCCATCCACCACATCTACCTGGAGAAGGGGGAAAAGAAGGATCCTTTCCGGGACTTGACAGACGAGGTGCTGTCATCTGTATGA